A stretch of DNA from Candidatus Pseudomonas phytovorans:
GGTAGAAGCGGGTCTTGAACAACCGGGTCAGCTCGCGAGCGATGTCGGTGTGGTTGTTCAGGGTGCTGGCAATGTAGCCCAGGTCGAAGCCCAGGCGGATCTGCTTCAGGTAACGGGCGTAGGCGCGCAGCAGCGCCACGTCACGCCATGGCAGGCCGGCAGTGAGCACCAGGCGGTTGAAGGCGTCGTTCTCGGCATCGCCGCGCACTATGTGGATGAAGGCATCCTGCAGGGTGTCGTTGAGCTGCTGGATATCCAGGCTCAGGCCTTCGCTGTAGGTGAAGGCGAAGTCATGAATCCAGTATTCGCGGCCATTGGCGTGGCGCAGGCGGTACGGGAATTCGCCGAGCACACGCAAGCCGAGGTTTTCCAGGATCGGCAGCACGTCCGACAGCGCCAGTGGCGTATCGGCGTGGTACAGCTTGCAGTGCAGGATGCGCTCGCCCACCTGGGTCAGCGGCTGGTAGAAGCTCATTGCCAGCGGCTTGCTTTCCGACAAGCCCAGCACATGCTGCAGGTCGACCACCGCCGAGTGCGCGGCGAAGCGCTCACGGTAGCCGGCCGGGAAGCCTTTGGGGAAATCGGCCAGGATGTTGGTGCCCTGGGCTTCGCCGAAGTTCTCCACCACCAGCGCCGAGTAGTCGTCATGCCACGAGCGGCAGGCCTGGACCACTTCGCGTTCCAGTTGCTGCGGGTCGATGTCGATGCGGTTTTTCGGGTCGACCCGCAAAATCAGCTGCACACGCGCCAGCACCGACTCGGAGAAGAAGGTCCAGAACTCGCAGTCGCTGGCCTTCAGGCGCTCCATCAGCACTTGCTGGATTTTCTGCCGCACTTCGGTGGAGTAGATTTCCCGCGGGACGTAGGCCAGGCAGTAGCAGAAGCGGCCGTATGGGTCCTTGCGCAGGAACACGCGGATCTTGTTGCGTTCCTGGATCTGCACGATCGCCATGACGGTGGTGAACAGCTCCTCGACCGGCGTCTGGAACAGGTCGTCGCGCGGCAGCACTTCCAGTACCTGGGCCAGCTCCTTGCCCAGGTGAGCCTTGGCATCGAAGCCGGAGCGGCGCTCGACTTCAGCCACCTTCACGCGGATATACGGAATGGCATGCACGCTTTCGCCATACACCGACGAGGTGTACAGGCCCATGAAGCGGTGTTCCTTGATGACTTTGCCGTCGGCATCCAGCTGGCGGATCGACACGTAGTCCGGGTAGGCCGGGCGGTGCACGCGGCTAGGCAGCGCGGCCTTGGCGAACGACAGCAGCAGCGGCTCGTTGAGGTAAGCCACGGCGTAGTCTTCGATGCGTAGCTCTTCGGCCGTCAGGCCCACGCGCAAGCGGCGCGGCAGGCCGAGGAACGACGGCTCGTCGTAGACCATCTGGCCGCCGTCGGCGCCGCTGTTGACGGTGAATTCTTCGTAGCCCAGGAACGTGAAGTGGTTGTCCAGCAGCCATTCGAGGAAGGCCTTGACCTCGCCCTTCTCGTTCTGCGCAGGGCCGAAGGCGGTCTGTTCCACCAGCGCCACCACTTCACGCAGCTTGGCCTTCATCGGTTCGAAGTCGGCCACTGCCACCCGCACCTCAGCCAGCACCTGCTCGATTTCGCGGGTCAGCACGGTCAGTTCGGCAGCATTCGCGCAACGGTCAATCTCCAGGTACATCAGCGACTCATGCTGCACGCCCTCGCCCTGGGTACCCTTGGGCAGCAGTTCCAGCAGCTCGCCCTTGGCGCCACGGCGCACGCTCAGCACGGTGGTCTGCAGGGTGTGGATGCTGTAGCCGCGGCGGTTGAGCTCGGTGCGCACCGAGTCCACCAGGAACGGCAGGTCGTGGTGCAGCACTTCGACCACGGTGTGGGTCGACTGCCAGCCGTTGCGCTCGTAATCAGGGTTGTACACCCGCACTTGCGGGTATTCAGGGTCGAAACGTTCGATGATGCGCCAGGCTGAGAGGGTGCAGCCGGCCAGGTCGGAAAGCCTGCGCTGGGTGAGTTCGTCCAGAGAGATGATGCCGAAGAACTGCTCGGCGAACAGTGCCACTTGTGGCAGGGACTGTTCGCTGATGTGCTGCGCCAGGGCCGCTTGCAGTTGATGCTGGAAGTCGGCTTTGCTGGCTGCGGTGAAGAACGCCATCTGTGGTACTCCGCTTGGGCTTTGTAATAGTTGAAGCGTCGCTGCGTGCGCCGTGTACGGATCAACGATAGCCAACCCGTGGCAAGGCGGACGGTAAAACCAGGCGTTGAACGTGCGCAGGCACGCTCAGGGCTCGGCGAAGCTTAACGACTGATCGGTCATCAACGCTTGCAGCGCTGCGACAATTTCGGTCAAGGGGCGGTAACTTTACGTTTATGCCTGTACGCAAGACTGTCAGAATTCCCTTCCGTTTCCTTTGATCCGAGCCTTGTCCATGCAAATCAACACTGCCCTGCTCTTCGCCACCCCTTGCGATGACGAGGAAGACAACATGGCGACCCTGTGCTGCCACAGCGACAAGGGTCAGATGTTCCTGCTTACCCGCTACCCGGACGAAGACACCGTCGACCTGACCCTGGATGACGAGCCATCGACGCTGGACGGGCTGAAAGTGACCCTGAGTGCCAAGCGACTGCTGATTGAAGTGGCGGCCGGTGACCAGGATGCGCTGAAGGGCGATGAAGTGCTGGAGATCAACCTGACCAGCGACCTGAGTGACCTGGAAGAAGTGAAAGAAACCCTGGAGAACATCCTGGCCGGGACCGGCACCTTCGTCTGCGAGATTTGAATCGCAGCGCGTTCTGGCTTGGTTGCTGTACTGCCTGTACCGGCCTCATCGCCGGCAAGCCAGCTCCCACAGGTTACCGCGCAAGGCTGCAGACCAACGCGGTCAATGTGGGAGCTGGCTTGCCGGCGATGAGGCCAGTCCAGGCATTGCAAAACCCCTGGTGCTAGACTAACGCTGCCTGCATCGCCTGGGCCTGCTCCCGCAACGCCTCACAAAACGGCTCCACCGCCGCCGAAGCGGGCCTATGATCCGGCCTGATCAGCATCACCTGATACGGCACCGACACCCGTAACCTGCGGATCGGCAACCCGCCCTGCGCCGCCTCCAGCCCGCTCAGCGGGTTGATGATCGCGACACCCAGGCCTTGGCGCACCATGGCGCACACCGAGGCGGCACTGGTGGTTTCGATCACCGTGCGGCGGTTCACCCCCGCCGCACGAAAGTGCTGGTCCAGGCGCTGGCGGTAGGTATCCATACTGGCCAGGTTGATGAAATCGACCTCGTGGAAATCGCTCAATTCCAGCTCGGTCTTGGTCTGCAACGGGTGATGCTCGGGCAGCACGCAGACCATGTTGGCGCTGAACAGCAACTCGCCATAGGCACCGCGCGGTATCTGCTCGACCTCGGTCAGGCCCAGGTCATGCTGCTGGGCAACCAGCGACTCCTCCAGCAACGGCGATTCCTGCGCCAGGATGCTTACGCTTACCCCCCGGTGTTGCTGGTGAAAACGCTGGCAGGCCCTGGGCAGCAAAGTCTGGGAGAACAGCGGCAAGCAGGTGATGGCCAGCCGGCCCTGCTCGAAATTGCGGATGGCCTGGGCAAAGCGGTCAATCCGCTCCAGCCCGATGTAGGCGCGCTCGACCTCTTCGATCAACAGCAGCGCCTGGGCTGTCGCCACCAGGCGCCCACCCTCGCGCTCGAACAGGTTCAACCCGGTCACCTGCTCAAGGCGCGCCAGCTCCCGGCTGACAGTGGGTTGCGAGGTGAACAGCAGCCGTGCTGCCCCGGTGACACTGCCGGCAGCCATGATGGCGCGGAACACTTCAATGTGGCGGCTGGACAGTTTCACGGCAACACCTGGTGGCTCGACATAAGGCATATCAGATATGAATGGCTAGCAGAAAAAAAGCTATTTTTCTGAATTCAGGCTTTGGCGCATCCTCGTGGCCTTCCTTATACGAGTAGCGCCACCATGACTGCACCCTTCACCCTGTTGGCCGAGGCGGTCCGCCAGCACGGCTCGCCGCTGTGGGCGTATGACGCCAGCACCATCGCCGAACGTGTCGAGCAATTGAAGGTGTTCGACACCGTGCGCTTCGCCCAGAAAGCCAACCCAAACCTGCATGTGCTGCGCCTGATGCGCGCCCATGGCCTGGTGCTGGACGCCGTTTCGCTGGGCGAGATGGAGCGGGCCTTCGCCGCAGGTGCCAGCGTTGAAGGTGACCCGGCCGGCGTAGTGCTGACCTGCGACGCGCTGGACCGGCCGACCCTGGAGCGGGTGGTGGCAGAAAAGATCGAAGTCAACGCAGGCTCCATCGACATGCTGCGCCAGTTGGGCGAGCGCTCACCCGGCCACCGTGTGTGGATCCGCATCAACCCGGGCTTCGGCCATGGCCACAGCCGCAAGACCAACACGGGCGGCGAAAACAGCAAGCACGGTATCTGGCATGAAGAGCTGGACGAGGCGCTGGCGGTCATCAAGGTCCATGGCCTGCACCTGGTGGGCGTGCACATGCACATTGGTTCAGGCGTGGATTACCAGCACCTGGAGCAAGTGGCCCGCTCGATGATCGAACTGATCGGCCGCCTGGGCGTGGATATCGAAGCCTTCTCCATCGGCGGCGGGCTTTCTACCCCCTACCGCAGCACTGACAAGCCGGTCGACCTGCAGCGTTACGCCCAGACCTGGGCGGTGGCACGCAAGGAAATCGAAGCGATGCTGGGCCACCCGGTGCGCATGGAGATCGAGCCCGGGCGCTTCCTGGTGGCCGAGTCGGGCTACCTCGTGGCCGAAGTGCGCGCCGTGAAGCAGGTGGGGCGCAATACCTTCGTCATGATCGACGCCGGCTTCAACGACCTGATGCGCCCGGCCATGTACGGCGCCTATCACGGCATGACCCTGCTCGACGCCAACGGCCATCCGGTAAACCGCCCACGCCAGCCGACCGTAGTGGCCGGGCCGTTGTGTGAATCGGGTGACGTGTTCACCCAGGATGATCAGGAGCTGACCCCGCAAGACCTGCCCCAGGCTCAGGTGGGCGATTTGCTGGTGATTCACGATGCCGGGGCCTATGGCGCGTCGATGTCGTCGAACTACAACAGCCGGCCGTTGCTGCCGGAGTTCCTCATCGAGGATGGCGCGCTGCGCATGATCCGTCGGCGCCAGACGGTGCAGGACCTGCTGAGCCTGGAGGCGGGTTTCTAGACAGCGCATCAATGAGGGCTGCCTTGCAGCCCATCGCCGGCAAGCCAGCTCCCACAGGTACAGCGCATACCTCAAGCGTTGCACGCCCCCGTGGAAGCTGGCTTGCCGGCGATGGGCCGCAAGGCGGCCCCAATGACACAAACCATGCTTGCAATCAGCCAGCCTCATCGCGACAATGCGATCAATTCCCATTAATATTGCGGTCTTGACGCCATGTCGACGCTCGATCCCCAGGCCCTGCACCAGCTGTACAGCGAAAACAACAGCTGGCTCAAGGGCTGGCTGCGTGCCCGCCTGGGCAACGCTGCCGATGCCTCCGACCTGGCGCACGACACGTTCCTGCGGGTAATGACGGCACGCAACCCGTTGCCGATCCGCGAGCCGCGCAGCTACCTCAGCGCCATCGCCCGCGCACTGCTGATCGACAAAGCCCGCCGCCGCACCATCGAAAAAGCGTATCTGCAAGCCCTGGCCCTGCGCCCGGAGCCGGTGGAGGTATCGCCGGAGGTGCGCTTGTCGATCATCGAAATGCTGGTGGCCGTAGACACCCTGCTCGACGAACTGGGCGCCAAGACCCGCGCCATCTTCCTCGCCGTTCAACTTGAAGGCCTGACTTACGCTGCTGCGGCCGAGCGCTTCGGCGTGTCGGTCACCACCGTGAAGAACCACCTGATCAAGGCGATGACCCGCTGCCTGCTGGCAGTTGAAGGCTGATGGATCTCAAGACACTCGAAGCCGCTGCCACCTGGTATGTGCAGCTCAACGACGGCGCCAGCAACGACGCGCGCACCCAGGCCTGGCGGCAATGGCTGCAGGCCAGCCCGCAACACGCTGCCGCCTGGGCGCGGGTAGAAAAGCTGCAACAGCAATGGGCCATGGTGCCGGCGCAGGCGGCGCTGTCCAGCCTTGGCGCC
This window harbors:
- a CDS encoding LysR family transcriptional regulator, whose amino-acid sequence is MKLSSRHIEVFRAIMAAGSVTGAARLLFTSQPTVSRELARLEQVTGLNLFEREGGRLVATAQALLLIEEVERAYIGLERIDRFAQAIRNFEQGRLAITCLPLFSQTLLPRACQRFHQQHRGVSVSILAQESPLLEESLVAQQHDLGLTEVEQIPRGAYGELLFSANMVCVLPEHHPLQTKTELELSDFHEVDFINLASMDTYRQRLDQHFRAAGVNRRTVIETTSAASVCAMVRQGLGVAIINPLSGLEAAQGGLPIRRLRVSVPYQVMLIRPDHRPASAAVEPFCEALREQAQAMQAALV
- the lysA gene encoding diaminopimelate decarboxylase, with the translated sequence MTAPFTLLAEAVRQHGSPLWAYDASTIAERVEQLKVFDTVRFAQKANPNLHVLRLMRAHGLVLDAVSLGEMERAFAAGASVEGDPAGVVLTCDALDRPTLERVVAEKIEVNAGSIDMLRQLGERSPGHRVWIRINPGFGHGHSRKTNTGGENSKHGIWHEELDEALAVIKVHGLHLVGVHMHIGSGVDYQHLEQVARSMIELIGRLGVDIEAFSIGGGLSTPYRSTDKPVDLQRYAQTWAVARKEIEAMLGHPVRMEIEPGRFLVAESGYLVAEVRAVKQVGRNTFVMIDAGFNDLMRPAMYGAYHGMTLLDANGHPVNRPRQPTVVAGPLCESGDVFTQDDQELTPQDLPQAQVGDLLVIHDAGAYGASMSSNYNSRPLLPEFLIEDGALRMIRRRQTVQDLLSLEAGF
- a CDS encoding sigma-70 family RNA polymerase sigma factor; amino-acid sequence: MSTLDPQALHQLYSENNSWLKGWLRARLGNAADASDLAHDTFLRVMTARNPLPIREPRSYLSAIARALLIDKARRRTIEKAYLQALALRPEPVEVSPEVRLSIIEMLVAVDTLLDELGAKTRAIFLAVQLEGLTYAAAAERFGVSVTTVKNHLIKAMTRCLLAVEG